The following coding sequences lie in one Halalkalicoccus subterraneus genomic window:
- a CDS encoding deoxyribonuclease IV: MHVGAHVSIAGGVDNAVSRQLDVGGNCGQIFTTSPQVWAHPEIDEAEAERFREETLETLDGPWVIHASYLVNLCTPKEDLREKSVASMQAELDAAEQLGIEFVNVHLGAHTGAGVEGGLENAAGALDELDVPEDVTILIESDAGSGTKLGGEFEHLAEVLEASEHDLDVCVDTAHAFAAGYDLSTAEGVEGTVEEFDDVVGIEHLRCIHLNDSKHACGTNKDEHAHVGEGLIGVEGMETIINHPDLEDVPLVLETPTEDGKSYEWNIDRVRELRR; encoded by the coding sequence ATGCACGTCGGAGCACACGTCTCGATCGCCGGTGGCGTCGACAACGCCGTCTCGCGACAGCTCGATGTGGGCGGCAACTGCGGGCAGATCTTCACCACGTCCCCGCAGGTCTGGGCCCACCCCGAAATCGACGAGGCGGAGGCCGAACGGTTTCGCGAGGAGACGCTCGAAACCCTCGACGGGCCGTGGGTCATCCACGCCTCGTATCTCGTGAACCTCTGTACGCCGAAGGAGGACCTGCGCGAGAAGTCGGTCGCGAGCATGCAGGCCGAACTCGACGCCGCCGAGCAGTTGGGGATCGAGTTCGTCAACGTCCACCTCGGTGCCCACACCGGCGCGGGCGTCGAGGGGGGACTCGAGAACGCCGCGGGAGCGCTCGACGAACTCGACGTTCCCGAGGACGTGACGATCCTGATCGAGAGCGACGCGGGATCGGGCACGAAACTCGGCGGGGAGTTCGAACACCTCGCCGAAGTGCTCGAAGCCAGCGAGCACGACCTGGACGTCTGTGTCGACACCGCCCACGCCTTCGCCGCGGGCTACGACCTTTCTACTGCCGAAGGCGTCGAGGGGACCGTCGAGGAGTTCGACGACGTCGTAGGAATAGAACACCTCCGGTGTATCCACCTCAACGACTCGAAACACGCCTGCGGGACGAACAAGGACGAACACGCCCACGTCGGCGAGGGCCTGATCGGGGTCGAGGGGATGGAAACCATCATCAACCACCCCGATCTCGAAGACGTTCCGCTGGTGCTCGAAACGCCCACCGAGGACGGCAAGAGCTACGAGTGGAACATCGACCGGGTTCGGGAGCTCCGACGGTAG
- a CDS encoding coiled-coil protein produces MVDESKNIEISDSDLESDSKGQLIKLAGKLRDRRNDLNQMASKRAGKRDELNAATREKVDEAQEHREKRDELNEQVQEHKQKRNDLNAEANELFDEVESRKSDLELDDGKGLDELEEEIEQLEFKQQTEVLSTEDERELIEKIENKREEYRERQEKLEGNDDLEGLVEEAEEVRSEASQHHQKVTELADQAQEHHNDMIEAYREADDIRDDADEMHEAFVEVQEAADQHHEDFVRVQKRLRELDKKEEKARKSNREQEREEAKEEAEEIYQKFKEGETLDTEDLMKLQKTGLL; encoded by the coding sequence ATGGTAGACGAAAGCAAGAACATCGAGATCAGCGACTCCGATCTCGAAAGCGACTCGAAAGGACAGCTCATCAAACTCGCCGGCAAGCTCCGGGACCGACGAAACGACCTCAACCAGATGGCCTCGAAGCGCGCCGGAAAGCGCGACGAGCTCAACGCGGCGACCCGCGAGAAGGTCGACGAGGCCCAAGAACACCGGGAGAAACGCGACGAGTTGAACGAGCAGGTCCAGGAGCACAAACAGAAGCGAAACGACCTCAACGCCGAGGCAAACGAACTGTTCGACGAGGTCGAGAGCCGCAAGTCGGACCTCGAACTCGACGACGGCAAGGGGCTCGACGAGCTCGAAGAGGAGATCGAACAGCTCGAGTTCAAACAGCAGACCGAGGTGCTCTCGACGGAGGACGAGCGCGAACTCATCGAGAAGATCGAAAACAAGCGCGAGGAGTACCGCGAGCGCCAGGAGAAACTCGAGGGTAACGACGACCTCGAGGGGCTCGTCGAGGAGGCAGAAGAGGTCCGCTCGGAGGCCTCCCAGCATCACCAGAAGGTCACCGAGCTCGCCGATCAGGCCCAGGAGCACCACAACGACATGATCGAGGCCTATCGGGAAGCCGACGACATCAGGGACGACGCCGACGAGATGCACGAGGCGTTCGTCGAGGTCCAGGAGGCCGCCGACCAGCACCACGAGGACTTCGTCCGCGTCCAAAAGCGTCTGCGCGAACTCGACAAGAAGGAGGAAAAGGCCCGCAAGTCCAACCGCGAGCAGGAACGCGAGGAGGCCAAGGAGGAAGCCGAGGAGATCTATCAGAAGTTCAAGGAGGGCGAGACCCTCGACACCGAGGACCTGATGAAGCTCCAGAAGACCGGCCTGCTCTAG
- the sppA gene encoding signal peptide peptidase SppA — protein sequence MNASGIGRLAVSLLGALLAVAVGYVLFFELPTTGVELVGVLLVIATGLIGLRIAGRLAGSAFTTYNVAQVAVEGPISRDGGGGRLPSGPTTTPTDDIVEQIEAADADETVEGLLMKLNTPGGEVVPSDDIRKAVVEFDGPTIAYATDVCGSGGYWIASGCDELFAREASLVGSIGVIGSRVNAADLAERAGLSYERFAAGKYKDAGVPLREMEEDERAYLQGLIDDFYGQFVERVAEGRELSEETIRATEARVYVGEEALELGLVDSLGTREDAKDRLGEVLDLDPDVREFEPDRGMMARLSVGSASVAYAFGAGIASVVGDSDREIDVRL from the coding sequence ATGAACGCGAGCGGGATCGGACGACTGGCCGTTTCGCTGCTCGGAGCGCTGCTCGCCGTCGCCGTCGGCTACGTGCTGTTCTTCGAACTGCCGACGACGGGCGTCGAGCTCGTCGGGGTCCTGTTAGTGATCGCCACCGGCCTGATCGGCCTGCGGATCGCGGGTCGGCTCGCCGGAAGCGCCTTTACGACCTACAACGTCGCCCAGGTGGCCGTCGAGGGGCCCATCTCGCGGGACGGTGGAGGCGGGCGGTTGCCGAGCGGGCCCACCACCACTCCCACCGACGACATCGTCGAGCAGATCGAGGCCGCGGACGCCGACGAGACGGTCGAGGGACTCTTGATGAAGCTCAATACGCCCGGCGGCGAAGTCGTCCCGAGCGACGACATCCGAAAGGCGGTCGTCGAGTTCGACGGGCCGACGATCGCCTACGCGACCGACGTCTGTGGCAGCGGCGGCTACTGGATAGCGAGCGGCTGTGACGAGCTGTTCGCCCGCGAGGCCAGCCTCGTGGGGAGTATCGGCGTGATCGGCTCGCGGGTCAACGCCGCCGATCTCGCCGAGCGTGCAGGGCTGTCCTACGAGCGCTTCGCCGCCGGGAAGTACAAGGACGCGGGCGTGCCGCTGCGCGAGATGGAGGAGGACGAGCGCGCCTACCTCCAAGGACTCATCGACGACTTCTACGGGCAGTTCGTCGAGCGCGTCGCCGAGGGCCGCGAGCTGAGCGAGGAGACGATCCGCGCGACGGAAGCCCGCGTCTACGTCGGCGAGGAGGCGCTCGAACTCGGCCTAGTTGATTCGCTCGGCACGCGCGAGGACGCAAAAGACCGCCTCGGCGAGGTCCTTGACCTCGACCCCGACGTCCGGGAGTTCGAGCCCGACCGCGGGATGATGGCGCGGCTCTCGGTCGGGAGCGCGTCGGTCGCCTACGCGTTCGGGGCGGGGATCGCGAGCGTGGTCGGCGACTCGGACCGCGAAATCGACGTGCGCCTGTAG